In a genomic window of Myotis daubentonii chromosome 18, mMyoDau2.1, whole genome shotgun sequence:
- the LOC132221129 gene encoding protein S100-A7-like — MGHTAAEQAMMDLIDQFHRYTKPDDKINKKGLLRMLRENYPHFLNACEKRGVDFLGDIFEDKDKNMDKKISFTEFLSVLGVLAVDYHDNSHGAPLCSGGEGQ; from the exons ATGGGCCATACTGCAGCTGAACAGGCTATGATGGACTTGATCGACCAGTTCCACAGATACACCAAACCTGATGACAAGATTAACAAGAAGGGCCTGCTGAGGATGCTGAGGGAGAATTACCCTCACTTCCTCAATGCTTGT GAAAAAAGGGGCGTAGATTTCTTGGGTGATATCTTTGAGGACAAGGACAAGAACATGGATAAGAAGATCTCATTTACTGAGTTTCTGTCGGTGTTGGGAGTCCTAGCTGTGGACTACCACGATAATAGCCACGGAGCCCCGCTCTGTTCTGGTGGGGAAGGACagtga